The genomic stretch catgtataatgcgacaaaaaaaacatatgtttatatcataagggggcaatgtacccaaaacatatgtttttttaatttctgccactaattaatctttttgttcattaaagtgtctcTCTAGGAcagggtttaaagaaaatatattattaacccccTCCCACCCCTCTTCAGGGGAACTGGAGggggtttttcaagaaaattagaattcttgtaataaataaatcaatagaaaTGTCTTTATTGGTCGAGGGTTCATCTAAGTACTGCTTTTCATGACAACTCCTGTCAAAGTGTACAAAATGCATTATACGTAGatcacacaataataaaataacgagtaacatttatcaattaaatatgcCTGTAACActgttcttaaattttaagagGCTGAGGTTTTTTATTGCAGTGGGCAgagcattatattttttttgttttttgtttaaagtgtCTAAATGCCTTTTTCCCTGTCTCTGAACTTGTCCTTGGTAGGTTTAATAGACCATCATTCGAGTACAGCGATCGTTACTAGAACCAAGTAATCGTGTAGGAGGAGATGTTACTGGTCCGAAGTTGTATTATTTAGACAGAACCGTAATTACCGGATATCACGATTTGTATTTATCAGCACGCAAACCAACGACACCGGAATTCCATTGACCTCCTGAGTTTCAATAACATGTAGTGttaactactttttaaaattatatttactaccatttcattttaatatataatttaatttcaaaccacTTATTGTCATTTACTGATAGCTTGGTGTCAACAACCACAATCAAATAACGTACTATCTATGTTACCCAAGTGTAATCTTGTTATTGTAACCATGTTATcgtaataataacaaactaataaGTGCACTTCTTGCGAATTTTACCAATTTAGTCCGTCATCAGATGTATATATGTATGTCCTGAGCCAAGTGATCGTGCCCGGACACAAATGACCGTGTCCTGAGCCATGTGATCGTGTCCGGAGCCAAATGGCCGTTTCTTGAGCCAAGTGATCGTGCCCGGACACAAATGACCGTGTCTTGAGCCATGTGATCGTGCCGGGAGCCAAATGGCCGTGTCCTGAGCCAAGTGATCGTGTCCGGACACAAATAAACGTGTCTTGAGCCAAGTGATCATATCCCGAGAAAACTACTATCTCATAATATTCCTCATGAACATGTATAGTATTGTATTAATTCAGTGCCACATAAGTTTACATTTGAAGGTTAGCTTGGAAAACATATGACTTCaatcaaacttaatttaatttgtaaactacaGTAATTCTACGACTAACTCAAATCTAAAGTTAACGGGATACAATGATTGTAAGATTACAACGTTGTAATATCAAaactaaattaacaatatttttaaatggaactGATATTgccttaattaaaaaattcttcagcAGGGTGTAACACCTGGTGAAGGACGCGATGCTTTAAGTTATATCTGAAGTTTTTTCAATGTccggaaatattttaattcattggGGAGCCTATTATACAGTCTTAATACGCATAACGGCCGCCTCGTTCGTAATGAAAAAAGCCGGGAACTGGATAGTAGTAGGCTAAGTATTTCATGTCTCATACCGATGTTGTACTGCGTTGAAATTAACGCAGGTTAGTAATGTAACGACAAAATATTCAAAGAATTAGAATACAACTGAGGGTCAGAATTCTGTTTGGAATAAAATGTTACCTAAAATTCTAAGGCCCAGCCGAAACATAACTCTAACTATtcgtttttgaattttaaataatttatccgAATCACTCCAAAGAACTCCACCATATATCAGAtgcaaataagaataatatacagtttttaagtaaagtaaagtaatttcttattttacaaggTAAAGTTAAGGCTGAAAAGGGGACTTAACCTGggtaccaacggcttaaaggtgacttccgaaccaccaccaatggccgggcaggcgggctgcttgcaaggacaggatcgctcagcggccactcatccaagcagcagccacgctcgacgttgcttgattcggttatcttgcgataactgtcGTACCCGTTACACTGCACAATTGGCTAAACGGACTTACAGATAAGGAAAGAACTTTTAGAGAAAAGCATGCAGAACTCAGTTTACATGCTTCTCCAGTTAACACGACTGTCCACTAAGAGTTCCACACATTTTGAGGAAGAAGCCATAGTGGACTGATATTATTAATCACTCTCTTCCATTTCATTTATCCTTTGCCCTGTTACTAGCTGTTGCAGTACTAGCAGGAGACTTGCCAGGCAACAACAGCCAGCCCAGGAGAAAAAGGTTCGAAGTGGAGCGCTTCATTAAGGTAAGTCTCAAcctgtgtatttaaaaatgtgaaatagaaATTACGTCAGACCGTGGTTAACCAGCAAGAGGCTATTTTTAAGTCTAAAAGTAATAGGTACGTTGGATAATCCATAAAGATTATTTAATGCTCTAAAACTAATgccttatattttataagaacatTGTTTTTTATCTGTTTTGAAAAATCAGAGAgaacatagtaaaatatattattaaatcacGAAGGTGGcaaaatgttcatattttgtttaaaatccactgaaaacttaattaaattaaaaagcattaGCACTTCTATGTTTATTCAGTGTACAATACAAGATTTTCGGAAGTGAAAAAATCCAAATCGTCACCCCAATTATTCCGGTTTAGAAGGCTTTACCAATTATGTCTATTTTACCTACAAGGATAAGTAACATTCCAATATTactgttgtatttaaaaatgtttaattgaaataatgCCTTGGCAGAGATACTGTGTTTGTTTACGAGCTTTCTTGAAGACCgtaataaaaataccttatatCTCTTCATCTTATGAACCTTACATAATCTAATcctttaatattgtaaatgcgaAAGTAAATTTTTCACGCTTTGACGCCTAAATTATTCAACCGATCTGACAAATTTTACATGGAAGTTTTAAGGTTCCCTGGGATTTAGGCATAATTCGATTTAAAAAATCCGTCCGGGCTATGCCCCAAAGGTCTCTAGAGTTGCAAAAATCCCCAAAAGAATGTATTTGTAGAaccgtatttaattaattaatcaaaagaGTATTTTACATGTTGAAAGAGTAATCAACTGTTGTATGTAAACCTTGTATTTTGACAAAATTGTCATGACatgtgttaaattaatttaattccaatttgaAATGTGtgtctctttatatttttcaacctATAGAGAAAgttaaaagtaacatttatttcacttattattatgaaacttaatatctacaaagacaagaatgagttctataacgGTGTATGTCCAACCATGTGATTCGGCTGTGAACCACTGAAGGCTAATTCATACACATAAAATTTCTCTTTTCTTTGCCGTATGACTGTCTGTTGTTCTATTTGTCAATAATTAAATCAGCTACATACTTGGAATTTTACATTGAAACaactgttacacgacacgtgctgtggcgtactcctaccttgtaacaGTTGGTAACACTGGTTGTATCTAGATCTCTTGTGCAGGTCAACTGGTATGCAGCTTACGCTCACTGCAGGTACCACGGAGGTCGCCTGGCCGTCATCGAGTCAAAGGAAGAGAATGAGCAGGTCAAAGAGGCGATACTGAAGACGAGTAAGTCCTGAACTATTCTATATAGTGAAGTTATCTGCTATCAATCAACCACAATAATATAATGCGTTTTAAACTGTGCACGttcatatttcaatacaactGCTAGGGAGAAGATAATTTCTGTGTTCAGAGTGCGTTCTATAAAAGAAGTATCTTTTTATTACAACTGCacatgattaatttatttattttttacaaagtgctCCTGATGTTGGCagaattgttgttttatatttgtataacttaTTAATTAACTAGATGACTACGTGtctaaaataacagaataattgttttcttcgacgtaagttttatatttgtataacttaTTAATTAACTAGATGACTACGTGtctaaaataacagaataattgTTTTCTTCGACGTAAAGGTTAACGTTAGTTCAACCTCGAGTTCTGACAGGTGTATTGTGTAGAAGACAGCTCGCAAGGACATACATTGTCATGCCATCACTTAATGCACTTACAATACGTGATGTGCTAACTGGACAGTACTAATTAATGTTTAGGTACATCAGGACGGGTGATTTTTACTTGTAACTTTTCAAATTTCCCCCCGGCATAATTATTACAAAAGCGTTGTCCACAAGTTGACAATTGACAGTGTTGAGAGCGACCCACCAGTGAAATTGATTTGAACACTGAACAGTTCTATTCCAACTATATTTGTTAACATTTCGCCGAGTAGGAACTGTCTGCTTTTCAATgataactgaaaattttaaaatagtccCTCAGTAGATATCTCATTTATGTATGCAAGTAGAAGAAATTGcgttatcaaattaaaaactatagcactaaatattaaatactaaaaaaactataCGTTATCATCGGGaaaatacatcgggaaccacatttcttcaaaaggaaattaattgaggcaacatacattaaattggcagaccaaccaatcagtcaaccatcagttgagattaggccgctttggttgccaattctaaaaaatgaactaaagagaaaaccaaaattatcaaacggaccagatatttgtaataaaccaatgcggagtcacaatatggttttaagaagttcatctcgcatgaaccaataataacgaaagggcccattcctgtcccccttcctttttatttccgccatcttgttttggtctgccgtgacgattaccattggctagcgctctctggtcagtcgtaggtggtcagtagacgaatgaagacgtattgggacctgtattccgtagttcagttataatgattagtgttttgtatagttttttattaagtgcatggttatagagttagtgaagttgacaaacaacatggtggttgtgattcctgacctaggcgtgccacaacgctttggtaagatttgtttattttaacctagtttgtaattatgtattaggttagttctttacctgaagaagagatcagattgcagatctcgaaacgtagtgttactaatttcttgtttcactgaacgatagcaaatgtccggaaaatcatgtttccttcacaatccttccatcgtcaaaaataaccttcaaacaaagaactaaatATTCAGTGGAATAGTAATGTATATTTAGTATACTTAACCTTAAACAGAAAATGTCTCGATGTAATTTTCAAATGTCTGGAAAACTTGTATGTGCCTGTAATCTGTTCTCTAGATACATCTATCTTCTAACGTGTACTAATTATGGAACCTTTTTGATCCGTAGAAAGTTTgtcatacttttaaaacattcaaaccgTCATTGTTTTTGTCTATTTACTACTATTCATACTAAACATACAAGCGCCTGCCATTTGCAACTCTTTGGATTTCACAAATCTACATCGGATAGTACGCATTTAGATCGTAAATAGAATCCAGATTTTGAAGACCGTATCTGGCGCATACCTCGTTGGTCATTCATCAATGTCGAACCAATTCTCCCAAAAACTAATTATGCTGACTTCGTCCTACAAATATTTCACTTCAGTACTGTCCAACCATTATATCGATTGCTATGTAGCGAGCTTGATTCAATATATAAAAAGCAGGAGTACGCCTAAACAAGTCGCTTACAGGCTTCGATAAGGTTGCCTGCAAAATTCcgagtctacagctcatttcatcaGGTTGCACGTATTATACTACGTCGcatgttataatgttatattattgaactcagtttgtttccaaatttatctATTTAGCGATTTTCTAGTGTTGTCATCGTAGTTACTTAAAAGACCAATACAAACATTTTGCattcgctcagccaaatctcatttACCCACCATCGTCGATGGTggctatatataaatgaagcttcacgcaaaTTATCGAGATAACGTGAGGACAGAAATGGGATTTTTCCAGTCCCTtgagtggtaggcttcgctaacgttcggCCAATACAACAGTTTTCCAATACTGGTGGTAGGTTAGAGAAGTATGGACATAGGCTACAGTAACtataactaatgttttaaatctgttttagcaACTGATAGTTTGAAATTAAGAGTACAATTTTACGTTAAACAAAGACGAAGTCTCAACAAAACAAGAAGGAGTAAACTTGGTACGGACACGCTGTATCCAAAGTCAAAGACTCTAAGAACCTAGCTTGACCTTCAGCTAGTGAAAAACGGTCAGGCATAgtcaagaatttatttattacgcaTCACTTACAATGGCGATAGAAAATTTTAGTATTTGCTAAACGTTTATTGcaaatgttgtttattttgcggCAATATTAtgtgagaaattaaaattatttctaaattgatATCAACAtaatcaaaatacaataaaacaaaattaggtttaaaaCTGAACATGTTATTGTTTTAGTGCATTATTTTATAGGTAAACCTACTCATCCTCTGATCGAACCGAACCCCACTCTCCTTAGAAAAGAAGTAAATTACGATTAGGGATAATACTCATAACAATACTCTACTTTTAAAATCCGAAATTCAAGATGTTTCCGGTATATTcactgaaatgtaaataataataacaaataacttttgCATGGTGCTAATACCAAATGTTACTTGCTACTACCAAACTATACTTGCTACTACCAAACTATACTTGCTACTATCAAACTATACTTGCTACTACCAAACGACACTTGCTACTATCAAACGATACTTGacgctattttattttattttacatttcaacggacatctccatttttacagttttgaacaataattaaacaatgaaagtaaacaactacagtgacaaatagagcaataacgattaataaactatttaagtgacgaaacggatataaactatgaatgacaataacgtaattaattattagtgtaccgtgatttgaactatgaaaaacaacgaacaataacagcaataaattagcacgaaacaatgagaataaaaccatgaataaacaagaatagacaagaattaacaagacacaatatataaataacagcaatgagagacgtacaggtaaagtataagaacgagtgccttccctcattgtgcaactacTAGGCAGATAACTCACGCAGACCGGCGATcctcctcttgagcactggtatactgtccacaaaaaagtcaacgatgtcggcgacgctattaccagaagtcggtacatcgtattGTTTGCTGCGTGGctggtgcgatgttgctgcctagcgaacTATACTTGTTACTATCATGCGAAACTTGCTACTACCACTACAAAACTATATTGTACTACCAAACTACACTTGCTACTATCAAACTATACTTGCTACTACCAAACGAAACTTGATAGTATCAAAAGACACTTGCTGCTATCAAACTATACTTATTACTATCAAACTATACTGGCTACTACCACTACCAAACTATACTGGCTACTACCACTACCAAACTATATCGCTACTATCAAACGATACTTGCTACTACCAAACGATACTGGCTACTACCACTACCAAACTATATCTCTACTATCAAACGATACTTGCTACTACCAAACGATACTGGCTACTACCACTACCAAACTATATCGCTACTATCAAACGATACTTGTTTCTACCAAACGATACTGGCTACTACCACTACCAAACTATATCGCTACTATTAAACTATACTTGCTACTACCAAACGATACTGGCTACTACCACTACCAAACTATATCGCTACTATCAAACTATACTTGCTACTACCACTACCAAACTATATCGCTACTATCAAGCGATACACGCTCTACCAAACGATACTGGCTACTACCACTACCAAACTATATCGCTACTACCAAACGATACTTGCTACTACCAAACGATACTTGCTACTACCAAACGATACTGGCTACTACCACTACCAAACTATATCGCTACTATCAAACGATACTTGCTACTACCAAACGATACTGGCTACTACCAAACTATAATTGATACTACCAAACGATACTTGTTACTATCAAACGATACTTGCTACTACCAAACGATACTGGCTACTACCAAACTATAATTGATACTACCAAACGATACTTGCTACTACCAAACGATACTGGCTACTACCAAACTATAATTGATACTACCAAACGATACTTGCTACTACCAAACGATACTGGCTACTAACACTACCAAACTATATCGCTACTATCAAACGATACTTGCTACTACCAAACGATACTGGCTACTACCAAACTATAATTGATACTACCAAACTATACTTGCTACTACCAAACTATACTTGCTACTACCAAACTATACTTGCTACTGCCAAACTATACTTGCTACTACCAAAAGTTACGTTTCACATCTTTAATTTTATGAATGCACTAACCAGAAACTCGACTTGTGAGTTTATAAAGTTTGTTTGCTAAAATTTGCTTCCTTCTATTATTGTTTCTCTTCTTTCAAGTACACATCTGGAATATTAACAAACGTTTTGTTTACTTTGTCTATTTTATCTTCAAACTTTTCAGACCTACGGAACGAACAGTTTTGGACATCCGGGACTGACTTTCCTCAGGGACAATGGGTCTGGATGACCTCCGGGAAGCCGTTTTCTGGATTCTCAGACTGGGAGCCTGGAGAACCCAACAATGCTGGAGACGAGCACTGCCTCCAGTTCTTCGAGAAGGAGAGGAAAGGATACATGTGGAACGACAAGAACTGTATGGAGCAGATCTTCCCGATTTGCGAATACTTGGAATAATTTTGATATCAATAATgctttgtttttgtaataaaataatccaCAGAAAAACTTTGTTGTTAATAACTATTATGTAGtcttaaaatataaaccataGATTAAATGTgttggaattaattatattttcttagtaagataatcaagaatattttttctaccaagttttaatacaaattctcAATCACTTAACAAAAACTATGAGAAACGTTTAATGGTATAATAATTATGGATTCTGCCCAAAACGAGGCACACGAATTGGCCATAATAATTGAAAAAGcgaaaataatgtttgaaatctTTATCCGCAAAGTTCAACTTGATTTCATAGCCAATATTTATATTCTAGTTAAATTAACAATGACATATATGAACCTTACATACACTCCTTTAAAGGAAATCAGTTTCATCAAACACGTCAAAGTATATCGTATGTACTGTATCTCCACTAAAagcaagaaattttaattttgtattatacattttgtgcGCGCTAATTTAATAGATACTCACCGAGCTGAGACTGTAAGTTACATGCTTTTTGAAAATTTGGGACTCTAATAACTCAGTAAATCTGAATACACTTAGCTCATTCCActtcccactaatattataaataatgcgaaagtttgaatgtttggatatttggatgtttggaggtttgtcctcgaatcacgctgaaactgctatagcctacggattgtgctgaaatttggaacaggtatagcttttggtctgaattaacatttagagtgctttttaccacctataacacattcatttcaccaaataatgtcgaattcaaattgaaacattagtttatttacattcgaattttatgataagaacgaaacgtattttgacagctgttcaCAGCTATatttcgacaaactttctgaaacatctgtttacatttgaattttatcaataataagtaaaaagtgcttgatcggtagtttaatgcatatagtaaataaaacattaatatataaattttactccagtttgcgccagtgacgaattaaaatcatctaatgcattaaatactgttataaaactaaccttaatgaacacaATTACGAATGTTTTTCACTTAAGTTACTTTATACTGGCGGGTTTCCTTGACATTACGATATTACAAGTTAACTATGgctaatggaaaaacagagaaatgaatactaacatgcctcaacgattcattatttccctggctacagtccaaaatacaagtgtaacgcaaaactttaataacgattattttagaaagttgcaaaaccttaataagaatttccctcttataccgaaagtacatagtaagtaggtaggactctcccctaggtcgtaataggattttcagtcctacttacgtgtgtattttcttcatcaggacaaggcaaactcaactatgtcaacacgattttgaccaaagtagatttccgagaactagataatcgaatgtatataaaatattgatcgtggcaatatggcaagctaaactgttgacatagtaggtaagtgaatttaaatggtcttaagtaggcactatttaaacgaagtaggcatctcggtcctacgtaagtatatatatatatatatatatatatatatatatatatatatatatatatatatatgtaattaaaataacattatatatatacttatatatttcttcttcgtcagaacaacaaggcaaactctactatagtactggaaatatcttagacctgaaatatatgacaaggactggaaatatacgctttttgaccgaagtaagtttccgagacctgtgtgatctgagatttgtgttttcttgatcgggatgacaaggcatattcagctgtgacgttatgtatataattaattagaaccagaaatgctccttcacgtgccaaacatgatataataattaagttaaactctgatactatttaccacgaacttaaataatatctacctgatatatgcctacttacgttttaaaattttcataggaCTCTCATcaaattacatcataattgcttttactaagtaataaggactttggttctaaatTTGCGTGCGTGCTAGTTGATTATTAAGATTCAAACGCTTTCAGTGCCTAACAAATTATTGAACTTCATGGTACGGTATATGATTCCGTATGTCTATTGTAGTTgtgtattttatactattatgtTACAAGTACTTCAGGTACTTATATAGGTCAACAGACTAAAGAATATGTTTGAAAGATGtttaccctttttttttttttccttccttggggcggcctactgccatgcacttaagcctcaagggccttttgcgcaccccgaaaacaccatgaggactaccagtctacaacttcagcagttcaacaaaccgccgaaaacaacctatcaagtcctcctgggaaaactcgccacccctgttcaagctaccaaagatggcataccgctctcttgctattgctgggcaatcaaagagcaggtgctcagcagtctcctcctgctcattacaccttctacagagcggatcctcctgaaggatgccaactctgtgtagatgcttcttcaggtgaccatgccccgtaatgagaccaatgaccttggaagacattgatctgtttaatgagagaaggtccgaggccaccttggaggaaggtgactgtaataccattctactcactctcaaacccggatgcaacctccaccttctcccatgctccgcgcgaatccatttcgagacaaccctagaggattcacaccttggaacaccgcagaatggttgagggcccgtcataattgttgctgagccctggttggccagggcatcagctctttcgttcccagaaatcccctcatgaccaggaacccaacaaacggttacattgttgattctggcaagggaggaaacggtctgatagcaatcccaaaccagtttggatttgattgcgcaagaatccagcgccatcagcgctgcctgactgtccgtgaaaatgttaatcgtcttgcccctatatcgcagacgaagattctcacgagcacattccataatggctgcgacctccgcttgaaagagtgtcggatacggacccataggaaccaccagctccctacatggtctcactcccagaattccagcgcctgtgccgctttttgttttagagccgtctgtgtaccattcgagctccgctggtggaagaggttgcttcccctctgaccaatcatcccttgagggcaaaataatcctaaagggttcaaaggaaaacttttgtggcatctgatcagagatcatatgcaaaacatcctcctgtatcagagtgctaattctgcagtgcccaccgctgcagcccgaccagaatcccgtctgctgaagacagtaggcactcttcctggccatagctcgaatgacaatgtccaggggggcgagattaagacaacagtccagagccgcgcctggcgcactaggaaaggcccctgtgatagcgaggcaggccatcctttggatacctgccagacgtgctaccaccgttttggcttccatttttggccaccatacgacagctccgtacattagtgcaggtctgaccacggaaacataaagccagtacaagagcctcggcttcagtccccagggcccacctatcacacgtctgcattgcattagagaccacttacccctggcaatgaccctttctagatgaggtccccagtttagaaccctatctaggatcacgcccaggtacttgacctcaggcttcagctcaacgggtgagcctttaaatagaaaaggaccaatgccctccatctgtcgcctcctggtaaaggcaaccacggcagccttggtggggttgacggtgaggccaaccttatcacaccagtttcccaccatgttcagagcagcattggtcagttccgtgattgttgtgttgaacttgccactcacaagaatcacaatatcatctgcgtacccttgtgcaaagacaccgctgctattcaaagaattcagcaggtcatccacaaccaggttccacagaagaggagagaggacgccgccctgcggacagcccctcgtagccttcgcactaacacttgctcccatgagggttgaaacaacaaccctatccgtgagcaaggcccctatccagtcacacacctgaccatcaacgccacgtcccgagaccgcattgataatcgcctgagtggctgtattatcaaaggcaccttcaatgtctaaaaagactcctatagctacctcttttgccgccagcgtcttctcaatcctgcataccaattgatgcagggccgagtcgcatgactttcctggagtgtaggcatgctggttaggatgcaaaggtcgctccagaagagctccctcccaaacaaacctggcaaccattttctccatggttttgagaaggaaggaggacaggcatatcggcctgaaagacttcggccgatccatgcccgccctcccctgcttcggtatgaacaccactctggacactctccagggtagtgggatgtacctgagagccacggaggctctgaacagtctgcacagctgtggaaggagaatgtccaatccccgctgcaagcaaaccggtctcaccccgtcgcccccaggagccttgtaaggactgaatgagttaatagcccactcaatcctactgaaggtaacaatacggtgcgccagactccactgcgaatgagtggcgcgacccgcatgtctcccctcactttcgggtggaagttcaccctcatgaacaatacagtccgggaagtgtgttcccatcatgactttcagaactccttccggctcagtaatgtaaacaccttgatcgtccttgagactacctagcggcgagatgggattctttgccaatagcttttgcagccttgcactgccctgcacactgtcaatatcgatgcagagcttcttccaggctaacctcttagccgtacgaaccttgcggttgtacag from Homalodisca vitripennis isolate AUS2020 chromosome 2, UT_GWSS_2.1, whole genome shotgun sequence encodes the following:
- the LOC124353560 gene encoding uncharacterized protein LOC124353560, with amino-acid sequence MIDDCRRKGPALDPESVTQSAMEGPPARNSQVLLISLLISVGCVFVLLCLLGLGQFPKQRDPNDVEGCTYNYECPEDSACINRVCEDPCFGICQDNATCQMFNHIPYCSCKPGFSGNPFTGCQRAVAVLAGDLPGNNSQPRRKRFEVERFIKVNWYAAYAHCRYHGGRLAVIESKEENEQVKEAILKTNLRNEQFWTSGTDFPQGQWVWMTSGKPFSGFSDWEPGEPNNAGDEHCLQFFEKERKGYMWNDKNCMEQIFPICEYLE